Proteins from a genomic interval of Lolium perenne isolate Kyuss_39 chromosome 1, Kyuss_2.0, whole genome shotgun sequence:
- the LOC127291756 gene encoding tubulin gamma-2 chain, whose amino-acid sequence MPREIITIQVGQCGNQIGMEFWKQLCLEHGIGKDGLLEDFATQGGDRKDVFFYQADDQHYIPRALLMDLEPRVINGIQNSEYKNLFNHENIYLSEHGGGAGNNWASGYHQGEQVVDDIMDMVDREADGSDSLEGFVLCHSIAGGTGSGMGSYVLETLNDRYSKKLVQTYSVFPNQMETSDVVVQPYNSLLTLKRLTLNADCVVVLDNTALNRIAVERLHLANPTFAQTNSLVSTVMSASTTTLRYPGYMNNDLAGLLASLIPTPRCHFLMTGYTPLTVERQVNMIRKTTVLDVMRRLLQTKNIMVSSYARTKEASQAKYISILNIIQGEVDPTQVHESLQRIRERKLVNFVEWGPASIQVALSRKSPYVQTTHRVSGLMLANHTSIRHLFSKCLGQYEKLRKKQAFLDNYRKFPMFADNDLSEFDESREIIEGLVDEYKACESPDYIKWGMEELGEANVAAALDSKLVV is encoded by the exons ATGCCGCGCGAGATCATCACGATACAGGTGGGCCAATGCGGGAACCAGATCGGGATGGAGTTCTGGAAGCAGCTCTGCCTCGAGCACGGCATCGGCAAGGACGGCCTCCTCGAGGACTTCGCCACGCAG GGAGGAGACAGGAAGGATGTTTTCTTCTACCAGGCGGATGATCAGCACTACATACCCAGGGCTCTTCTTATGGATCTAGAGCCAAGAGTGATCAACGGAATACAGAACAGCGAGTACAAGAACCTATTCAACCACGAGAATATATATTTGTCTGagcatggtggtggtgctggAAACAATTGGGCTAGTGGATATCATCAG GGTGAACAAGTCGTTGATGATATCATGGACATGGTAGATCGAGAAGCAGATGGAAGTGATAGCCTCGAGGGCTTTGTCTTATGCCACTCCATTGCTGGTGGAACTGGATCAG GTATGGGTTCTTATGTGCTAGAGACCCTAAATGACCGATACAGCAAGAAGCTTGTACAGACATATAGTGTCTTTCCAAATCAGATGGAAACAAGTGATGTTGTTGTCCAACCATACAACTCCCTTTTAACTCTGAAGCGGCTGACACTGAATGCTGACTGTGTGGTTGTTCTTGACAATACGGCTCTTAACAGAATTGCCGTCGAACGTCTTCATTTAGCAAATCCTACTTTTGCACAAACAAACTCTTTGGTCTCCACTGTTATGTCTGCAAGCACAACCACATTGAGGTATCCTGGATATATGAATAATGATCTGGCTGGCCTTCTTGCCTCCTTGATCCCTACTCCAAGGTGTCATTTTCTTATGACCGGTTATACTCCATTGACCGTCGAGCGCCAG GTTAACATGATACGCAAGACAACAGTATTAGATGTTATGAGACGACTTCTGCAG ACAAAGAATATAATGGTATCATCTTACGCTCGTACCAAGGAAGCTAGCCAGGCTAAATACATCTCCATCCTTAACATCATTCAAGGAGAGGTGGATCCAACACAG GTCCATGAGAGCTTACAAAGGATACGTGAAAGGAAGCTTGTTAACTTCGTAGAGTGGGGGCCTGCAAGCATTCAG GTTGCATTGTCAAGAAAATCACCCTATGTTCAAACCACCCACAGG GTTAGTGGTTTGATGTTAGCAAATCATACCAGTATCCGTCATTTATTCAGCAAATGTCTGGGACAATACGAGAAGCTGAGGAAAAAGCAAGCCTTTCTTGACAACTACAGAAAGTTCCCGATGTTTGCG GACAATGATCTCTCTGAATTCGATGAATCTCGAGAAATTATAGAGGGTCTAGTTGATGAATACAAGGCTTGCGAATCACCTGACTACATCAAATGGGGAATGGAG GAGCTGGGAGAGGCAAATGTTGCGGCAGCACTAGATTCAAAGTTGGTTGTGTAA